Below is a window of Granulicella pectinivorans DNA.
GGGATACGCTGAAGACCGGCATTCCCGAAGGAAAGGTGCATTTCGTGCTGCTCGAAGGCGATCCGAAGCTGATCGAAGAGCGGATGAAGGCGAGGCCCGGGCACTACATGAAGGCGAATATGCTGGCCAGCCAGATCGCCACGCTCGAGGTGCCTGCGGATGCACTGAAGGTCAAGAACATCGGTCCGCCGGAAGAGGTTGTCACGGGAATTCTGCGCGATCTGACCGCAAAGGGCTAAGGGTTGCGTCGTTGGTATAGGGTTGTTGGGTTGGGATTTTTATAGGAGAAATCAGGATGGGGCACTCGTTGTTTGATCTGACCGGTAAGGTCGCGGTGGTGGTTGGTGGTACTTCAGGCATCGGTTTGGCGATGGCAATCGGGCTGGCAGAGGCCGGCGCGGATGTGGTCGCGAGTTCGCGGCGGCAGGAGCAGGTCGATGAGGCGGCAACGACGATCGAGGGCAAGGGCCGCAGGTCGCTGCGTTTGACCTCGGATGTGGCCGACCGTGGTTCGCTCGAGAAGCTGCTGGAAGGCACGCTGGCGGAGTTCGGACAGGTCGATATCCTGATCAACTGCGCAGGCAAGATCAAGCGCGCGCCAACCCTCGATTTCCCCGAGGATCTGTGGAACGACATCATGGACACCAACGTGACCGGAACGCTGCGGGCCTGCCAGATCTTCGGCAAGCATATGCTGGAGCGCGGATACGGACGCATTATCAACATCGCTTCCCTGAATACGTTCGTAAGTCTTAAGGAAGTAACGGCTTATGCCGCTTCGAAGGCAGCAGTTGGCGCCCTGACGAAGTCTTTGGCCGTTGAGTGGAGCTCGCAGGGCGTGACCGTCAATGCGATCGCTCCGGGCGTCTTCCGGACCGCCCTGAACGCGGAGTTGCTGGACAAGAGCGAGCGCGGCAAGGAGCTGCGGATGCGCACGCCGATGGGGCGTTTCGGCAAGACGGAGGAGCTGGTTGGCTCCGCAATCTATCTGGCGAGCGATGCTTCGGCGTTTGTGACCGGCGAGATTCTGGTCGTCGACGGCGGGTTCCTGGCTAGCGGCGTGAATCAGTAAAGCAGGGTTCAGCAGGCGGCTTCGACCTCGGTCGGAGCCGCCTTTTTGCGTCTAGAGGTCAGACCTCTGGGACATCAAGTCGCGCGCGATGCCCAATTCATGTGCATCCACGGTAATCATGGTTTTCTAAAGGGCTTACGGGGTGGGGAATGTAAATTTCCCTGTGTTTCACCACACGCTTTTTTGTCCATTTTGGACGGTAAAACGTGGATGAATGCATGGAAACGATGGCCAGAATGCTGGTTTTGAGCAGCACGATCTTTTCGCGCCGATGATCGCCCACATTTGACTGATTCGGAGCCTGGGTCAGCCATCTGATTAGCCATCGAATGTCTCTAAGGGGAGAGACAAGGAGAAAGATCATGATTCAGTTAGCAGACGCTCGTCGCATCCTCGCAGCAGCGGAGAAGAAGGCGGAAGAGATTGGGCAGCCGATGAACGTTGCGGTGGTCGATGCGGGTGGAAACCTGGTGGCGTTTGAGCGGATGGAGAATGCCTGGCTAGGCTCGATCGATATCTCGCAGAAGAAGGCCTGGACCTCGCGTGCGTTCGACATTACGACCAAGGACCTGGGAGCGAACTCTCAGTCGGGCGATCAGTTCTTTGGGATCCACGCTTCGAACGATGGGAAGGTGATGATCTTCGCCGGCGGAATTCCGATCAAGAAGGACGGGAAGGTTGTGGGAGCGATCGGCGTCAGCGGTGGTTCCGGAGCGCAGGACCATGCGGTGGCTGAGGCGGGTGTGGCGGCATATTAGTTCGGTGACGGGTGGTAGCCCACATCGCAGAAGCGAGATGTGAGCTACCCGATTCAGCGGCGATTCCGATGGATACGACAAAAGGCCTGCTTCTTCTCCTCTTGGTACTGGAGGATGAGAAGCAGGCTTTTCGTGCAGGAACCCGTCTCTACCGCTTATGCCTTGGCTTCGCGGTAGGGGACGTGCTTGCGGATCTTGGGGTCGTACTTCGAGAGCTCAAGCTTGCCGCTCTTGAGCTTCGGATTCTTGGTGGTGGTGTAGAAGTGGCCAGTGCCGGCCGACGAAACGAGCTTGATGATTGTCCGCATGGTTTAGGCCGCCTTCGCTTTGGACTTGAGCATAGCTGCGTCGTATCCGAGTTTGGTGATGTTACGCAGTCCGGCCATGCTGATGCGCATACGGATGAAACGCTTTTCGGAGGCTACCCAAACGCGCTTCCACTGCAGGTTCGGCTCCCAGCGGCGACGCGACTTGTTATTCGCGTGCGAACGCTTGTTACCACTCATCGGGCGCTTGCCCGTTACTAGACATACCTTGGCCATGACGGTTCCTTATTCTCGGGGAAAACCCTACAGACCTTTATACAGCATTCTGGAGGATTTGTCAGCCTTTTGTGGCCTTTTCTCACCCGCCGAGGCCGCCTACCGCCATCACCAAACCGGCTCCAACGCAGAGGCAGGCGATCTGCAGGAGGACGCGGGAGAGGCGCTTTTCGCGTTCGAGCTCCGGCAGGAGGTTGACCGTCGCGATGTAGAGGAAGCTACCGGCAGAGATGGGCAGGAGCCAGGCGATGGTGGCAACCGAGTGGGCTCCGGCGAGGAGGACAGCGGCTACCCCGAGGAACGACGGGAGGCCTGCGTAGAGGGTGAGGCGAAGCGCGCGGGGGAGAGGTACCTTGAGATGGACAAGGAGGGCGAAGTCGCCCATGCGGTGCGGAATCTCATGCAGGGAGATGGCGAGGGCAGTGAGCCAGCCGATGCGCGGCGAGGCCAGGAAGGCGACGGCGACGGCGGCTCCATCCACAAAGCTGTGGAGCATGCTGGCGAGGATGAGGGATCCGGGGCGCGCGCCCTGGGGGGTGTGCTGGTGGTGGTGCTCGGCACAGGGTTCGCCGATCTCCGGCTCGGCGCCGGTGCCGGAGATGACGAAGAAGAGACGCTCGGCGGCGAAGAGCGCGATCATGGCGGCGCCGGTGAGGAGCCAGGTGAGGGCGTGGTTTCCGAGTTGCT
It encodes the following:
- a CDS encoding SDR family NAD(P)-dependent oxidoreductase, with product MGHSLFDLTGKVAVVVGGTSGIGLAMAIGLAEAGADVVASSRRQEQVDEAATTIEGKGRRSLRLTSDVADRGSLEKLLEGTLAEFGQVDILINCAGKIKRAPTLDFPEDLWNDIMDTNVTGTLRACQIFGKHMLERGYGRIINIASLNTFVSLKEVTAYAASKAAVGALTKSLAVEWSSQGVTVNAIAPGVFRTALNAELLDKSERGKELRMRTPMGRFGKTEELVGSAIYLASDASAFVTGEILVVDGGFLASGVNQ
- a CDS encoding GlcG/HbpS family heme-binding protein, with amino-acid sequence MIQLADARRILAAAEKKAEEIGQPMNVAVVDAGGNLVAFERMENAWLGSIDISQKKAWTSRAFDITTKDLGANSQSGDQFFGIHASNDGKVMIFAGGIPIKKDGKVVGAIGVSGGSGAQDHAVAEAGVAAY
- the rpmB gene encoding 50S ribosomal protein L28, with amino-acid sequence MAKVCLVTGKRPMSGNKRSHANNKSRRRWEPNLQWKRVWVASEKRFIRMRISMAGLRNITKLGYDAAMLKSKAKAA
- a CDS encoding ZIP family metal transporter, translated to MTGRPVGAPQNSAGLPLVGSKGNSRPSGEPREAGTGVRTPVARLGHFQGAVITAVWIIAPILATAAVQLAATAAAWLLRAREEALRRQLPYIVALAVGVLLATALLHLLPEAIEQLGNHALTWLLTGAAMIALFAAERLFFVISGTGAEPEIGEPCAEHHHQHTPQGARPGSLILASMLHSFVDGAAVAVAFLASPRIGWLTALAISLHEIPHRMGDFALLVHLKVPLPRALRLTLYAGLPSFLGVAAVLLAGAHSVATIAWLLPISAGSFLYIATVNLLPELEREKRLSRVLLQIACLCVGAGLVMAVGGLGG
- the rpmG gene encoding 50S ribosomal protein L33; this translates as MRTIIKLVSSAGTGHFYTTTKNPKLKSGKLELSKYDPKIRKHVPYREAKA